A region of Polyangiaceae bacterium DNA encodes the following proteins:
- a CDS encoding glycosyltransferase family 39 protein gives MSPRLAWSIVAGVCLGVAGLHVACIDQFGWFRDELYYFACGKHLAWGYVDHPPAVAALAAFASRWLGDSLSALRAPAVLLGAVTTLCSVLLAHRLGARSVGLVLTAAGVSLSPTFLFVFHTLSMNSLEPLLWTAFCCLLLEVGRAPTFGRHALLGLALGLGLLTKHSMAFLAFASVVAWVLAGRGRSLFTRGFALTLGLGFVLVLPHLVWQLHHGLPALEFYANAQSQKMVRMSPLGFVVAQITLAGPGNLPLWLSGLVGLTLVRDDPAARALGLSYLVLLGLLVVLGAKAYYLLPFYPVLFAGGGASLERWAARRALRRLPQMAGVVAVGLGAATTPLALPILEVQRTVAWGRRLGLAPPKAERAELGALPQHFADMFGWPELVRAVARARDALPEGDRASVQVIVTNYGEAGAVDRFGPALGLPRALSPHNSYHGWGTPREDGPVLLVLAKDARLDPNALFERVELVGEHDAEYAMPYERGLRIYSCRGWKRPARVVWAELKRFI, from the coding sequence GTGAGCCCCCGCCTGGCGTGGAGCATTGTCGCTGGCGTTTGCCTCGGGGTCGCCGGCTTGCACGTCGCGTGCATCGACCAATTCGGCTGGTTTCGTGACGAGCTCTACTACTTCGCCTGCGGGAAGCATCTGGCCTGGGGCTACGTCGATCATCCGCCGGCTGTGGCTGCGTTGGCGGCTTTCGCCTCTCGCTGGCTCGGCGACTCGCTGTCCGCGCTGCGCGCGCCGGCGGTGCTGCTCGGAGCGGTCACCACGCTCTGCTCGGTGCTCTTGGCCCATCGCCTCGGCGCCCGCTCGGTCGGCTTGGTCTTGACGGCCGCCGGCGTGTCCCTCTCGCCCACCTTCCTCTTCGTCTTCCACACGCTTTCCATGAATTCCCTCGAGCCGCTGTTGTGGACGGCGTTTTGCTGCCTGCTCCTGGAGGTGGGGCGCGCGCCCACCTTCGGTCGGCACGCGCTCCTGGGGCTCGCGCTCGGCCTCGGGCTCTTGACCAAGCACAGCATGGCGTTCTTGGCGTTCGCGTCGGTCGTCGCTTGGGTCCTGGCGGGGCGAGGTCGCTCGCTCTTCACCCGGGGCTTCGCGCTGACGCTGGGTTTGGGGTTCGTGCTGGTCCTACCGCACCTGGTCTGGCAGCTCCACCATGGGCTGCCGGCGCTGGAGTTCTACGCGAACGCGCAGTCTCAGAAGATGGTGCGGATGTCCCCACTCGGGTTCGTCGTCGCGCAGATCACGCTTGCCGGTCCAGGAAACCTCCCGCTTTGGCTGTCCGGCCTGGTGGGCCTCACGCTGGTCCGAGACGATCCTGCGGCGCGGGCGCTGGGGCTCTCCTATCTGGTGCTGCTGGGGCTCTTGGTCGTGCTGGGCGCCAAGGCGTATTACCTCCTGCCGTTCTACCCGGTGCTCTTCGCCGGCGGCGGCGCGAGCCTCGAGCGCTGGGCGGCGCGGCGCGCGCTCCGGCGCTTGCCCCAGATGGCGGGGGTCGTCGCTGTGGGCCTGGGCGCGGCCACCACGCCGCTCGCGCTGCCGATCCTAGAGGTCCAGCGCACCGTCGCCTGGGGTCGGCGACTCGGCCTGGCGCCGCCCAAGGCCGAACGCGCCGAGCTGGGAGCCCTGCCGCAACACTTCGCCGACATGTTCGGCTGGCCCGAGCTCGTGAGAGCTGTCGCACGCGCCCGCGACGCGCTCCCGGAGGGCGACCGCGCCAGCGTGCAGGTCATCGTGACCAACTACGGCGAAGCCGGGGCCGTCGATCGATTCGGTCCCGCGCTCGGGCTGCCACGCGCGCTCAGCCCACACAATTCCTATCACGGCTGGGGAACACCTCGGGAGGACGGACCGGTGCTCCTGGTCTTGGCCAAGGACGCACGTCTCGATCCGAACGCGCTGTTCGAGCGGGTCGAGCTCGTCGGTGAGCACGACGCCGAATACGCGATGCCGTACGAGCGGGGGCTGCGTATCTACTCGTGCCGCGGCTGGAAGCGTCCCGCTCGGGTCGTCTGGGCCGAGCTCAAGCGCTTCATCTAG
- a CDS encoding acetylxylan esterase, which yields MLVRGRPLDRRLAEVAARLSILLASGCGQWGESDGPALTTPEEERPPAKPEVTHHVLRLECEDFEGTWTRQAHLPRHSGTGFGVSGLLGKASSDVMTAVADIPVAGKYSVWARGWEGSGEDRRWQIGVGGTFLAPTHASSNLNDFSWQRAGEVTLPAGPVELTLADAGSYYEVADAIVLATDPEYDPALDESRWLVLDQGFAAGMVLDDIVARAQSYAAAIPTPSSEAQWTERAKGLRQDVLQALRLDPLPQKTPLQANVLGHTQLEGYRIERVTFESRPGFVVTANVYVPDGAGPFPVVISPVGHWTAGKSHPVVTARGRALASLGFLTLTYDPFGQGERKVPGNSHDESPGLNLSGHSNLSLMVWDSMRALDYVLTRSDADGARIALTGASGGGLNSLFTSVADPRVHVSAPAVYVTQYEDFLATGATHCSCSHVPAVASFTDMGEIAALFAPRPQLLLDALDDPMFPTQGALKAEGQARTVYELFGAGDALRLQSFPGDHGLPKPMREAIYGFLDHHLLAGADEPLPEPELDELPASVFQCFEGGQVPATSPTVKELAKQWAEAAASALPSPTELEPEKTRSELGALLRWQPDVPVAHHVLGEVVVDGLGATRIEIEVEPGVSVPAHARLSHPGAPIVVLSDGSAAVLAGLELLRAADAAGLNALYVSPRGTGETWWYGWPTFTDGVLLGDPIAGQRAHELLQAARVARSLVGSGVPIGLLAVDEAALPGLFAQAVWQPFDAVAVGPLTSTFLDRFGIGMRLSFHVSHILNVADVPHVASLAAGRPLLLALATSSYEERYPEWASHLKQSAELATELDSSDALGWLGQRLGGEHR from the coding sequence ATGTTGGTGCGAGGGCGACCATTGGACCGGCGGCTCGCCGAAGTCGCGGCCCGGTTGTCGATCTTGCTCGCGTCCGGCTGCGGGCAGTGGGGCGAGTCGGACGGCCCCGCGCTCACGACTCCCGAGGAGGAGCGCCCGCCTGCGAAGCCCGAGGTGACCCACCACGTGCTGCGACTCGAGTGCGAGGACTTCGAAGGCACGTGGACCCGGCAGGCTCATCTGCCCCGGCACTCGGGCACCGGCTTCGGCGTCTCGGGGCTGCTCGGAAAGGCGTCGAGCGACGTCATGACGGCCGTCGCCGACATCCCGGTGGCAGGAAAGTACTCGGTCTGGGCCCGTGGCTGGGAGGGCAGCGGGGAGGATCGGCGCTGGCAGATCGGCGTCGGCGGTACGTTCCTCGCGCCGACGCACGCTTCATCGAACCTGAACGACTTCAGCTGGCAGCGAGCCGGCGAGGTCACGCTGCCGGCGGGACCGGTCGAGCTCACCCTGGCGGATGCCGGCAGCTACTACGAGGTGGCCGATGCGATCGTGTTGGCGACCGATCCGGAGTACGACCCGGCGCTGGACGAGTCCCGCTGGCTGGTCCTGGATCAGGGCTTCGCCGCCGGCATGGTGCTGGACGACATCGTAGCGCGCGCTCAGAGCTACGCCGCCGCCATCCCGACGCCGAGCTCGGAGGCACAGTGGACGGAGCGCGCCAAGGGGCTGCGCCAGGACGTGCTGCAAGCGCTGAGGCTCGACCCTCTGCCTCAGAAGACCCCGCTCCAGGCGAACGTGCTCGGACACACCCAACTCGAAGGCTACCGCATCGAGCGCGTCACCTTCGAGAGCCGCCCGGGGTTCGTCGTCACGGCGAACGTCTACGTGCCCGACGGCGCAGGCCCGTTCCCGGTGGTGATCTCGCCGGTGGGCCACTGGACGGCGGGCAAGAGCCACCCCGTCGTCACGGCGCGAGGCCGCGCGCTGGCGAGCCTGGGCTTCCTCACCCTCACTTACGATCCGTTCGGGCAGGGCGAGCGCAAGGTTCCCGGCAACTCCCACGACGAGTCGCCGGGCCTGAACCTCAGCGGCCACTCGAACCTCAGCCTCATGGTCTGGGACAGCATGCGCGCGTTGGACTACGTGCTCACGCGCAGCGACGCCGACGGCGCTCGGATCGCGCTGACGGGGGCGTCCGGCGGCGGGCTGAACTCCTTGTTCACCTCGGTCGCCGATCCCCGCGTCCACGTCTCGGCGCCGGCGGTCTACGTCACTCAGTACGAGGACTTCCTGGCGACGGGAGCCACCCACTGCTCTTGCTCGCACGTCCCGGCGGTCGCCTCGTTCACGGACATGGGTGAGATCGCCGCGCTGTTCGCGCCGCGCCCGCAGCTGCTCCTCGATGCGCTCGACGATCCGATGTTCCCGACCCAGGGCGCGCTGAAGGCCGAAGGGCAGGCGCGCACCGTCTACGAGCTGTTCGGCGCAGGCGACGCGCTCAGGCTCCAGAGCTTCCCGGGCGATCACGGCTTGCCGAAGCCCATGCGGGAGGCGATCTACGGCTTCCTCGACCACCACCTGCTGGCGGGCGCAGACGAGCCGCTGCCCGAGCCGGAGCTCGACGAGCTGCCTGCCTCGGTGTTCCAGTGCTTCGAGGGCGGTCAGGTGCCGGCGACGAGCCCGACCGTGAAGGAGCTCGCGAAGCAGTGGGCAGAGGCCGCGGCGTCGGCGCTGCCGAGCCCCACCGAGCTCGAGCCCGAGAAGACGCGGAGCGAGCTCGGGGCGCTCTTGCGCTGGCAGCCCGACGTGCCGGTCGCACACCATGTGCTCGGCGAGGTCGTCGTGGACGGCCTCGGCGCGACCCGGATCGAGATCGAGGTCGAGCCCGGAGTCTCCGTGCCGGCTCACGCACGGCTCTCGCACCCCGGCGCACCCATCGTGGTGCTGAGCGACGGCTCGGCCGCGGTCCTCGCGGGCCTCGAGCTGTTGCGAGCAGCCGACGCCGCGGGGCTCAACGCGCTCTACGTCTCTCCCCGCGGCACCGGCGAGACCTGGTGGTACGGCTGGCCGACCTTCACGGACGGAGTGCTGCTCGGGGATCCCATCGCGGGACAGCGCGCCCACGAGCTCTTGCAGGCGGCGCGCGTCGCCCGCAGCCTGGTCGGCAGCGGCGTGCCGATCGGCCTCTTGGCCGTGGACGAGGCGGCCCTGCCCGGGCTGTTCGCCCAGGCGGTCTGGCAGCCCTTCGACGCGGTGGCGGTCGGGCCGCTCACCAGCACCTTCCTCGACCGCTTCGGCATCGGCATGCGCCTCAGCTTCCACGTGAGCCACATCCTGAACGTCGCGGACGTTCCCCACGTCGCGTCGCTCGCCGCAGGGCGCCCGCTCCTGCTCGCGCTCGCCACCTCGAGCTACGAAGAGCGCTACCCCGAGTGGGCGAGCCACCTGAAGCAGTCCGCGGAGCTCGCCACGGAGCTCGACTCCTCCGACGCGCTCGGCTGGCTCGGGCAGCGGCTCGGCGGTGAGCACCGCTGA
- a CDS encoding type II/IV secretion system protein: MTNPRAPARPRALTVEMLCRVLEAARIITPEQHRDAVVRQDKERARVLRAKTGVTRGRRPGGDEPVHPAEVLVAMGFGVGGDERYALTERVIMQALATEVGLPFVDLDPLKLDAKLAPQYLSRPFARKHGALVIAADPTTVTVAVTDPLDAQLADDIRTYVKREPRMVLSTPSEIYRLITEFYGFRGAVTAAAKEIASPGVDIGNLERYVQLKRVDEIDAADSHVVAAVEYLLNYALDQRASDVHFEPHREQSVVRMRIDGVLHRVHSLPKVVHSAVVSRIKTLARLDIAEKRRAQDGRIKMARGEREVELRVSTVSVAFGEKLVLRVFDPEVMVRDLPDIGLFPEQLAVVERAIARQNGLILVTGPTGSGKTSTLYATLRAVASPEINVVTLEDPIEIVLEELNQIAVQPKIGLTFPEGLRTVLRQDPDVIMVGEIRDPETATIAAQAALTGHLVVATLHTNDAPTGVTRLLELGVDPFVLASTLVCVAAQRLVRLVCSNCRVETFLLRDQMAMLGVDVDALDAGGEFREVMVPEGEGCVRCRNTGLYGRTGVFEVMEIDDKLRRMIVGRAGAKEMMRQARDDGLMTLREAAIKKLARGVTTFAEVLRVTTEA, from the coding sequence GTGACGAACCCCCGCGCTCCCGCCCGCCCCCGCGCGCTCACCGTCGAGATGTTGTGCCGCGTGCTCGAGGCCGCGCGCATCATCACGCCGGAGCAGCACCGCGACGCGGTGGTGCGCCAGGACAAGGAGCGCGCCCGCGTGCTGCGCGCAAAGACGGGTGTGACCCGCGGCCGCCGGCCGGGCGGCGACGAGCCCGTGCACCCGGCGGAGGTGCTGGTGGCCATGGGCTTCGGCGTGGGCGGCGACGAGCGCTACGCCCTCACGGAGCGCGTCATCATGCAGGCGCTCGCGACGGAGGTGGGCTTGCCCTTCGTCGATCTCGATCCGCTCAAGCTCGACGCGAAGCTCGCGCCCCAGTACCTGTCGCGGCCCTTCGCCCGCAAGCACGGCGCGCTGGTCATCGCGGCCGATCCGACGACGGTGACGGTGGCGGTGACCGACCCGCTGGACGCTCAGCTCGCGGACGACATCCGCACCTACGTCAAGCGCGAGCCGCGCATGGTGCTGTCCACGCCCAGCGAGATCTACCGGCTCATCACCGAGTTCTACGGCTTCCGCGGCGCAGTCACCGCGGCAGCCAAGGAGATCGCGTCTCCGGGCGTGGACATCGGCAACCTCGAGCGCTACGTGCAGCTCAAGCGGGTCGACGAGATCGACGCCGCCGACAGCCACGTCGTCGCGGCGGTGGAGTACCTGCTCAACTACGCCCTGGACCAGCGCGCCAGTGACGTACACTTCGAGCCGCACCGCGAACAGAGCGTGGTCCGCATGCGCATCGACGGCGTGCTGCACCGCGTGCACAGCCTGCCCAAGGTGGTGCACTCCGCGGTGGTCAGCCGCATCAAGACCCTGGCACGCCTGGACATCGCCGAGAAGCGCAGGGCCCAGGACGGACGCATCAAGATGGCGCGCGGCGAGCGCGAGGTGGAGCTGCGCGTCTCGACCGTGAGCGTCGCCTTCGGCGAGAAGCTGGTGCTGCGCGTGTTCGACCCCGAGGTGATGGTCCGCGACCTCCCGGACATCGGGCTCTTCCCCGAGCAGCTCGCGGTGGTCGAGCGCGCCATCGCGCGGCAGAACGGCCTGATCCTGGTCACGGGCCCGACCGGCAGCGGCAAGACGTCCACGCTCTACGCCACGCTCCGCGCGGTCGCGAGCCCGGAGATCAACGTGGTGACCCTGGAGGACCCCATCGAGATCGTGCTCGAGGAGCTGAACCAGATCGCGGTCCAGCCGAAGATCGGGCTGACCTTCCCGGAGGGTCTGCGCACCGTGCTGCGCCAGGACCCGGACGTGATCATGGTGGGCGAGATCCGCGACCCGGAGACCGCCACCATCGCCGCGCAGGCGGCGCTCACCGGGCACCTGGTCGTGGCCACGCTGCACACCAACGACGCGCCGACCGGCGTGACGCGGCTGCTCGAGCTCGGCGTGGATCCGTTCGTGCTCGCCTCCACGCTGGTCTGCGTGGCCGCGCAGCGCCTGGTGCGGTTGGTGTGCTCGAACTGCCGCGTGGAGACGTTCCTGTTGCGCGACCAGATGGCGATGCTCGGCGTGGACGTGGACGCGCTGGACGCGGGCGGGGAGTTCCGCGAGGTCATGGTCCCCGAGGGCGAGGGCTGCGTGCGCTGCCGCAACACCGGGCTCTACGGGCGCACGGGGGTGTTCGAGGTCATGGAGATCGACGACAAGCTCCGGCGCATGATCGTCGGGCGCGCTGGGGCCAAGGAGATGATGCGGCAGGCGCGGGACGACGGCCTGATGACGCTGCGCGAGGCCGCGATCAAGAAGCTCGCCCGCGGCGTCACGACCTTCGCCGAGGTGCTGCGGGTGACGACGGAGGCATGA
- a CDS encoding TetR/AcrR family transcriptional regulator, which translates to MSTNEERIREAALRLFAQKGSAAITVSELAEEAGIARGTVYNNVEAPDALFDEIAASLATEMHERLATILPTLDDPAERLATGIRCFVRRAHEEPNWGRFLVRFSFSNHFLQTMWNAAPMADLVLGLSKHRYDFAPEHIASVVALITGTTLAAMFSMLSGYKNWQDAGSEAAQLVLRSLGVTPADARRMSTKKLPLLPSAAEATNGRKRRRGE; encoded by the coding sequence ATGAGCACGAATGAGGAGCGAATTCGCGAAGCGGCGCTCCGCCTCTTCGCCCAGAAGGGCAGCGCCGCGATCACGGTGAGCGAGTTGGCGGAGGAAGCCGGGATCGCGCGAGGCACCGTCTACAACAACGTCGAGGCACCGGACGCTTTGTTCGACGAGATCGCCGCCAGTCTCGCAACCGAGATGCACGAGCGGTTGGCAACGATCCTGCCGACCCTCGACGATCCGGCCGAGCGCCTGGCGACGGGGATTCGGTGCTTCGTCCGTCGCGCGCACGAGGAGCCGAACTGGGGTCGTTTCCTGGTTCGCTTCTCGTTCAGCAACCACTTTCTGCAAACGATGTGGAACGCGGCGCCGATGGCCGATCTCGTGCTCGGATTATCGAAGCACCGCTACGATTTCGCGCCCGAGCACATCGCCTCGGTCGTGGCTCTCATCACGGGCACCACGCTCGCGGCGATGTTCTCGATGCTGAGCGGGTACAAGAACTGGCAGGACGCCGGCTCGGAGGCAGCCCAGCTCGTGTTGCGCAGCCTCGGCGTGACGCCCGCGGACGCGCGCCGAATGTCGACCAAAAAGCTACCGCTCCTGCCGAGCGCGGCCGAGGCGACGAATGGTCGCAAACGTCGGCGCGGTGAATGA
- a CDS encoding ribbon-helix-helix protein, CopG family: MRTTIDLDHDLTEKLRRLAEKQGTSLKAVVNQAIRRGLSAQEPPHRRRKAFRIEPFHSAFRAGVDPVKLNQLVDELEIREGLGGR; this comes from the coding sequence GTGCGGACGACCATCGACCTCGACCACGATTTGACCGAGAAGCTGCGCCGGCTCGCGGAAAAACAGGGCACCAGCCTCAAGGCCGTGGTCAACCAGGCGATCCGACGCGGACTCTCGGCGCAAGAGCCCCCACATCGCCGACGTAAGGCCTTCCGGATCGAGCCGTTCCACAGCGCGTTTCGCGCGGGCGTGGACCCGGTGAAGCTGAACCAACTCGTGGACGAGCTCGAGATCCGGGAGGGTCTCGGCGGGCGATGA
- a CDS encoding DoxX family protein, translating to MNTALWVAQALLAAIMIAAGAPKLLLPRALLVQKMTWTKDARAALVRLLGLAEVLGGLGLILPPLLGIAPILTPIAAACLSLILVGALVTKLRSRESPVLPAVAMLLAGFIVVGRVLPPNRSAPMVERGKDANGQLSE from the coding sequence ATGAACACCGCACTCTGGGTCGCGCAAGCGCTTCTCGCGGCCATCATGATCGCCGCGGGCGCGCCCAAACTGTTGCTGCCACGCGCCTTACTCGTCCAAAAGATGACCTGGACGAAAGACGCGCGCGCAGCGCTGGTCCGGCTGCTGGGACTCGCGGAGGTGTTGGGCGGTCTAGGTTTGATCCTTCCGCCCCTCCTCGGAATTGCTCCAATTCTCACACCGATCGCAGCCGCGTGTCTGTCGTTGATCTTGGTTGGTGCACTCGTGACGAAGCTGCGCAGTCGCGAATCGCCCGTGCTGCCTGCCGTCGCCATGCTGCTCGCGGGCTTCATCGTCGTCGGGCGGGTGCTCCCGCCGAATCGCAGCGCGCCGATGGTGGAGCGCGGAAAGGACGCCAATGGACAACTATCAGAATGA
- a CDS encoding AAA family ATPase, giving the protein MSVSNDVEVELSRRLAAGFPLVALETREEARALELLGRAFGGRELERWTATRSADAAGDLVRVILEALDDPTRVRVLLDVHRWIGDARVARALRDFVAGFAPPAPPLVLLAPALDLPTELERDVAVLPLPLPSVSELSAALDDVVQEQPTPVLGERGPLLQAARGMTLLEAERAFRDAATAGSPAEAAARIGHEKRRVLRSRATLELVEAEVSLNDVGGLGVLKVWLGERVLAFSDRARSYGLDEPRGMLVCGVQGCGKSLVSKAAAAVLGLPLVRLDFASVFSSGSPELALRDGLSAVEAVAPVVLWVDEIEKGLAGDPGDARLGRTFGSFLTWLQERRAPVFVAATANEVDRLPPELARRGRFDEIFFVDLPSSKDREEILTVHLRRRGRDPSQFSVTELARRLDRFSGAEIEQVVSSALFRAFAGSRELTQADLDAAAAEIIPLAVLYEERVQALRRWAETRARRASADRRALDLFEP; this is encoded by the coding sequence ATGAGCGTGTCGAACGACGTCGAAGTCGAGCTGTCCCGCCGCCTGGCCGCGGGCTTCCCGCTCGTCGCCCTCGAGACGCGCGAGGAGGCGCGTGCCCTCGAGCTGCTCGGACGTGCCTTCGGGGGCCGAGAGCTCGAGCGCTGGACGGCCACGCGCTCCGCGGACGCCGCGGGCGATCTGGTGCGCGTGATCCTCGAGGCGCTGGACGACCCGACGCGCGTGCGAGTGTTGCTCGACGTGCACCGCTGGATCGGCGACGCGCGCGTCGCCCGAGCGCTCCGCGACTTCGTCGCCGGCTTCGCGCCGCCGGCGCCACCTCTGGTGCTCCTGGCGCCGGCGCTCGACCTGCCCACCGAGCTCGAGCGCGACGTCGCGGTGCTGCCTCTGCCGCTGCCGAGCGTGAGCGAGCTGTCCGCCGCGCTCGACGACGTGGTGCAGGAGCAGCCGACGCCCGTGCTCGGCGAGCGGGGCCCGCTGCTCCAGGCCGCGCGAGGCATGACGCTGCTCGAGGCGGAGCGGGCGTTCCGCGACGCGGCCACGGCAGGATCCCCCGCGGAGGCCGCCGCGCGCATCGGGCACGAGAAGCGCCGCGTGCTCCGCAGCCGCGCCACGCTCGAGCTCGTCGAAGCCGAGGTGAGCTTGAACGACGTGGGCGGGCTCGGCGTACTGAAGGTGTGGCTCGGCGAGCGCGTGCTGGCGTTCTCCGACCGAGCCCGCAGCTACGGGCTCGACGAGCCGCGCGGCATGCTGGTGTGCGGTGTACAGGGCTGCGGCAAGTCGCTGGTGAGCAAGGCCGCGGCGGCGGTCCTCGGTCTGCCGCTGGTACGGCTGGACTTCGCGTCGGTGTTCTCTTCGGGGTCCCCGGAGCTGGCGCTGCGCGACGGTCTGTCGGCCGTCGAGGCGGTGGCGCCGGTCGTGCTCTGGGTGGACGAGATCGAGAAAGGCCTGGCCGGCGATCCGGGCGACGCGCGCCTCGGCCGCACCTTCGGCTCCTTCTTGACCTGGCTGCAAGAACGACGCGCGCCCGTCTTCGTGGCAGCGACGGCCAACGAGGTCGACCGCCTCCCGCCCGAGCTCGCGCGGCGCGGGCGCTTCGACGAGATCTTCTTCGTCGATCTCCCGTCGTCCAAGGACCGTGAAGAGATCCTGACCGTTCACCTCCGGCGCCGCGGGCGCGACCCGAGCCAGTTCAGCGTCACCGAGCTCGCACGCCGGCTCGACCGCTTCTCCGGCGCCGAGATCGAGCAGGTGGTGTCCAGCGCGCTGTTCCGTGCCTTCGCCGGCTCGCGGGAGCTCACCCAGGCCGACCTCGACGCCGCCGCGGCGGAGATCATCCCGCTGGCCGTGCTCTACGAGGAGCGCGTGCAGGCCCTGCGGCGCTGGGCCGAGACCCGCGCGCGGCGCGCGTCCGCCGATCGGCGGGCGCTGGACCTGTTCGAGCCGTGA
- a CDS encoding BamA/TamA family outer membrane protein, with product MSISTRAAAADPAPARDRFEPGVLPVMAGDTDVGFKLGAFGQLARFRDGVRPYAWRAQVLAVTSIKKEATGTEFPYREAAARLDWPAAAAPLLRPSFDVAYLRTTNRGYYGVGNASHAEQKWAGLPEGSDAYVAARRFYQFDGTTLRTGAAVVGAPLPFLRTLSSVRLERTSIEVYPGSLLEQEAHRLHGVGDYTGIVFGVGLAVDTRDHETVPTSGQHLQLAFRQSPGVFASEPYLGATLHLRSWFPVTGERLVIGARLIGDVLSRRAPLLELGRHGGFETGRGPGGGMGVRGLPDGRLIGRTKLIGNLEARSMFWHFQSAQERFTLGAAAFADAGRVYAGSFRSVSPLDGSGWTFHPGFGGGPRFRWGDSLLVRADFAYAPLARETGAVPGVYVDVEHVL from the coding sequence ATGTCGATCTCGACCCGGGCCGCGGCTGCCGATCCCGCCCCTGCGCGCGACCGCTTCGAGCCTGGGGTGCTCCCGGTGATGGCGGGCGACACGGACGTAGGGTTCAAGCTCGGCGCCTTCGGGCAACTGGCCCGGTTCCGCGACGGCGTGCGTCCGTATGCGTGGCGTGCCCAGGTCCTGGCAGTCACCAGCATCAAGAAGGAGGCCACGGGCACGGAGTTTCCCTATCGCGAGGCTGCGGCCCGCCTGGACTGGCCCGCCGCCGCCGCGCCGCTGCTCCGGCCGTCCTTCGACGTCGCCTACCTGCGCACGACGAACCGCGGCTACTACGGAGTGGGAAACGCCAGCCACGCCGAGCAGAAGTGGGCCGGTCTGCCCGAAGGCAGCGACGCCTACGTCGCGGCGCGGCGATTCTATCAGTTCGACGGCACCACGCTGCGCACCGGCGCCGCGGTCGTCGGCGCGCCACTGCCCTTCTTGCGCACGCTCTCCAGCGTGCGCCTCGAGAGAACGAGCATCGAGGTGTATCCGGGGAGCCTGCTCGAGCAGGAGGCCCACCGCCTCCACGGCGTCGGGGACTACACCGGCATCGTCTTCGGGGTCGGGCTGGCGGTCGACACGCGAGATCACGAGACCGTTCCGACTTCGGGCCAGCACCTGCAGTTGGCGTTCCGTCAGAGTCCGGGGGTGTTTGCCTCGGAGCCGTATCTGGGCGCGACGCTCCACCTGCGCAGCTGGTTTCCCGTCACGGGCGAGCGGCTCGTGATCGGCGCGCGCCTGATCGGGGACGTGCTGAGCCGTCGGGCTCCACTCTTGGAGCTCGGACGTCATGGCGGCTTCGAGACCGGGCGCGGCCCCGGCGGTGGCATGGGTGTCCGCGGGCTGCCGGATGGGCGGCTCATCGGCCGTACCAAGCTCATCGGCAACCTCGAAGCTCGCTCGATGTTCTGGCACTTTCAGAGCGCGCAGGAGCGCTTCACGCTGGGGGCCGCGGCGTTCGCCGACGCCGGCAGGGTCTACGCCGGCAGCTTCCGGTCGGTGAGCCCGCTCGATGGATCGGGCTGGACCTTCCATCCGGGGTTCGGCGGTGGTCCGCGATTTCGCTGGGGGGACTCGCTGCTCGTTCGGGCAGACTTCGCCTACGCGCCGCTGGCGCGCGAGACGGGTGCCGTCCCCGGTGTGTACGTGGACGTGGAGCATGTGTTGTGA
- a CDS encoding type II toxin-antitoxin system VapC family toxin, producing the protein MIIPDVNLLVYAHNAAAPLHAPARQWWEDLVNAEQPIGLPWAVAFGFIRLVTHPSVLAEPLSALEALAYVRGWAEQSSVAVIEPGYRHLTIVEGLFAATGVAAGLTTDTHLAALAIEHQAELHSNDADFARFPGLRWKNPLR; encoded by the coding sequence ATGATCATCCCCGATGTGAACCTGCTCGTGTACGCACACAACGCCGCTGCACCTCTGCACGCCCCCGCCCGGCAATGGTGGGAAGATCTGGTCAACGCTGAGCAGCCGATCGGCTTGCCTTGGGCCGTCGCGTTTGGCTTCATCCGGCTCGTCACCCACCCCTCTGTGCTCGCGGAGCCGCTCTCCGCGTTGGAGGCGCTTGCGTACGTGCGCGGGTGGGCTGAGCAGAGCTCGGTCGCCGTCATCGAGCCGGGGTATCGCCACCTGACGATCGTGGAAGGGCTGTTCGCCGCGACCGGTGTCGCCGCGGGGCTGACGACAGATACGCATCTCGCTGCGCTCGCCATCGAGCATCAGGCCGAGCTCCACTCGAACGACGCCGACTTCGCGCGATTCCCCGGGCTCAGGTGGAAGAACCCGTTGCGCTGA